The DNA sequence GAAGACTTCGAGTTCGTGGTCTGCGACTCCCCGGCCGGTATCGAGAAAGGTGCCCACCTGGCCATGTACTTCGCCGATGAAGCGATTGTCGTGACCAACCCGGAAGTCTCGTCGGTACGTGACTCCGACCGTATGCTGGGCCTGCTGGCGAGCAAATCCCGTCGCGCCGAGCAAGGCGAGGAGCCGATCAAGGAACACCTGCTGCTGACCCGCTACAACCCACAACGGGTCAGCGACGGCGAAATGCTCGGCGTCGAAGACGTCAAGGAAATCCTGGCGGTCACCCTGCTGGGTGTGATTCCGGAATCCCAAGCGGTACTCAAGGCCTCTAACTCCGGCGTGCCGGTGATTCTCGACGACCAGAGCGACGCCGGTCAGGCGTACAGCGATGCGGTCGATCGCCTGCTGGGCAAAACCGTGGAGCATCGTTTCCTCGATGTAACGAAGAAAGGCTTCTTCGAGCGCCTGTTTGGAGGTAGGTAATGAACCTTTTTGACTTCTTTCGTGCCAACAAGAAGCCCAGTACCGCCTCGGTCGCGAAAGAGCGTCTACAGATCATCGTGGCGCACGAACGCGGCCAACGCAGTACCCCTGACTACCTGCCAGCCTTGCAGAAGGAATTGGTGGAAGTGATCCGCAAGTACGTCAACATCGGTAGCGATGACGTGCATGTGGCGCTGGAAAGCCAGGGCAGCTGCTCGATTCTGGAACTCAATATCACCCTGCCGGATCGCTGATAGATCCTGCGGGAGCCACGGCGGCTCGGGTCCCCACAGCCTTTTTTTGTGGGAGCGGGCTTGCTCGCGAAGACGGTGGCACATTCAATATCAATGTGCCTCAGACACCGCTTTCGCGAGCAAGCCCGCTCCCACAAGGGGCGGGACCCGGCCGCCGTTGGCGTTTGTACGAGACTGTTTCAATGCCCCTCTCCAATATCCGCATCATCCATCAGGACGCCGCCGTCCTGGTGGTCGACAAGCCGACCCTGCTGCTGTCCGTGCCCGGCCGGGCCGACGACAACAAAGACTGCCTGATCACCCGCCTGCAGGAAAACGGCTATCCGGAAGCACGAATCGTGCACCGACTGGACTGGGAAACCTCCGGCATTATCCTGCTGGCCCGTGACCCGGACACGCATCGCGAACTGTCTCGGCAGTTTCATGATCGAGAAACCGAAAAGGCCTACACGGCGTTGTGCTGGGGCCAGCCGGCGCTGGACAGCGGCAGCATCGACCTGCCCCTGCGCTACGACCCGCCGACCAAACCTCGCCACGTGGTGGACCACGAACACGGCAAACACGCCCTGACCTTCTGGCGGGTGCTGGAGCGTTGCGGCGATTGGTGCCGTGTCGAACTGACGCCAATCACCGGGCGCTCGCACCAGTTGCGCGTACACATGTTGTCCATCGGTCACCCGCTGCTGGGCGACGGGCTTTACGCCCATCCGCAGGCCCTCGCCGCCTGGCCACGCCTGTGCCTGCACGCCAGCATGCTGAGCTTCACCCATCCGCAAAGCGGCGAGCGCCTGCGCTTCGAGTGCCCGGCACCGTTCTGAAACACACCACAGCCCCCTGTGGCGAGGGAGCTTGCTCCCGCTGGGGCGCGAAGCGGCCCTAAAGACTGACACCTCGGAAAGTCTGCTCGATTGGGTTGCTGCTGTTGGGGCTGCTGCGCAGCCCAGCGGGAGCAAGCTCCCTCGCCACCGGTCAACAATCCAAGTCACCCACATATCCCTACCTCACCCTCCCCATCGACCACCAATACGGTAAACTCCCGCCCATCGCTGTCTGGAGCTTTTTATGCGCGCAGAGTTGAACCAAGGCCTGATCGATTTCCTCAAGGCCTCCCCCACCCCATTCCATGCCACCGCCAGCCTTGCCCAGCGCCTGGAAGCGGCAGGTTATCAGCGCCTTGACGAACGCGAGACCTGGACCACCGAGGCCAACGGCCGGTATTACGTCACGCGCAACGACTCCTCGATCATCGCCTTCAAGCTGGGCCGCAACGCACCGCTGCACGATGGCATCCGCCTGGTCGGCGCCCACACCGACAGCCCCTGCCTGCGGGTCAAGCCCCAGCCGGAACTGCAACGCCACGGTTTCTGGCAACTGGGCGTGGAAGTCTACGGCGGCGCATTGCTGGCACCGTGGTTCGACCGCGACCTGTCCCTCGCCGGCCGCGTGACCTTCCGTCGTGACGGCAAGGTCGAGAGCCAGTTGATCGATTTCAAGGCCCCCATCGCCACGATTCCGAACCTGGCCATCCACCTCAATCGCGAAGCCAACCAGGGCTGGGCCATCAACCCGCAGAATGAACTGCCCCCGATCCTTGCCCAGTTCGCCGGTGACGAACGCGTCGACTTTCGCGCCGTACTCACCGATCAACTGGCCCGCGAACACGGCCTGAACGCCGACGTGGTGCTCGACTACGAGCTGAGCTTCTACGATACCCAAAGCGCCGCGATCATTGGCTTGCATGGCGACTTCATTGCCGGTGCGCGCCTGGACAACCTGCTGTCGTGCTATGCCGGCCTGCAAGCCTTGCTGAATGCCGACACTGAAGAAACCTGCGTGCTGGTGTGCAACGATCACGAGGAAGTCGGCTCTTGCTCAGCCTGCGGTGCCGACGGCCCGATGCTTGAACAGACCTTGCGGCGTCTGCTACCGGAAGGGGAAGAGTTCGTACGGACCATCCAGAAATCCCTGCTGGTCTCTGCCGATAATGCCCACGGCGTGCACCCCAACTATGCTGACAAACACGACGCCAACCACGGCCCCAAACTCAACGCCGGGCCGGTGATCAAGGTCAACAGCAACCAGCGCTACGCCACCAACAGCGAGACCGCCGGGTTCTTCCGTCACCTGTGCATGGCCGAAGAAGTCCCGGTGCAGAGCTTCGTGGTACGCAGCGACATGGGCTGCGGCTCGACCATCGGCCCCATCACCGCCAGCCAGCTGGGCGTGCGCACCGTGGACATCGGCCTGCCGACCTTCGCCATGCACTCGATCCGCGAGTTGTGCGGCAGCCATGACCTCGCGCATTTGGTGAAGGTGTTGAGTGCGTTTTATGCCTGTCGTGAGTTGCCTTAGCCGCAGCTGGACCGGTTTGGAGCAAAGGCAGATGAACACTTGTGGCGAGGGGATTTATCCCCGCTGGACTGCGGAGCAGTCCCAGAATCCACCAACCACCGCGATTATCCGGTAGGGCGTAGGGGGTTGCTGCGCAACCCAGCGGGGATAAATCCCCTCGCCACAAGAGTGTTCGCCTCTGGATTGGGGGGTGATGTGACCCACATCACCACAACCCGACAAAACCCCAACTAGACTGGCCTTATCCCCCCCGACAAGGCTGTCACCATGATTTCCATGTCTTCGTTCAACGCCATGCTGGTGCCCATCATCGCCGGCATGATCCTGCTGGCCATCGGTTTCAACTTCCGTGACAAGAACGTCGGAGTCTTTGCCATGTGGATCGGCATGTTGCTGATCCTCGCCACGGTGCTGTTCAAGATCCTGGCCAAGCTCAACGAATCAGCCTGAGCTCACCTCAAGGGGCGGGCGGTTGCTCGGGCACGTCCACCCCGACGTGAATCGCATCGTGTCGCCAGAACTCCAGGTCACAGTCGATCAGCCGCTGATGCTGGTCATAGTTGACCCGTGCAATCCGCAGCCCCGGGCTGCCCACCGAGACCTTCAGCGCCGCCGCGGCTTCCGGCTGGAGAGACGTGGGCACGATCTCGAATTTCACCCGGCCATAGTGCAAGTCGTAGTGGCGAGCATACAGCTCGGTCATGGATTGGTTGAGGTCGAACTCGAGGATGTCCGGAAAGTACTGCGGGTTCAGGTAGTGCTCGACGTACAGCACCAGACGCTCATCGATGCGCCGCGCGCGACAGATCTGGATCACGCTGGACAGCGCCGGCAGTTGCAACCAGGCACACACCGCCGCCGAGGCAGGTTGCAGGCGCGCCGAGATCACTTGGGTAGAAGGCACCCGCCCCTGCGCCGCGACCATGGCGTGAAAATGGCTGCGCTGCATCAGGTTATAGGCCAGGCGTGGTGGCGAAACGAACCAGCCCCGGCGTTCCTCCCGATAGATCTGCCCCTGGGCTTCGAGCTGCAACAACGCCTCACGCACGGTAATCCGGGTGGTTCCGAACAACTCACTGAGCTTGCGTTCGGCCGGCAACTTGCTGCCCGGCGCCAGCAACCCATGGTCGAGCTGCTCTTGCAGGACCTGCCCAATGGTTGTCACCGCCTTGGTTGTCTCGATGCGCATCAACGTTACCTATCTGGACTAGACCAGCACTGTTTCAGGGCGAAATCGATGGCGCATCGATCCGCTTCTCGTTCCCGCAAGCCTAGGCACTGCTCATGACTGCGAGATGACAGACCCGCCGAACGGTTGCCAGGCAAACCTGCAAATTAACGGCCAAGTCCTTGCAGATCAGCTGTTTAACCATGGTCTACGCTTAATTCGCAGCCAACCGGTACGTGCCTGATATTTTCCGCCTCCATCGGCGTCGACATCAAAATGTCACAGGGCTCGCCTACATTGGCTCAGGTATTGCTGACCTAGACCAACACAACCGCAATCGCAGCGTTGAAAACGCCCATAGGAGCTTCGGATGAAACAGCTTTTCCTGGCATCACTGTTAGGCTCGACCATTGCCATGTGCACCGCCGCCATGGCCGCTGACACCGATCTGAAAACGTTGGAAGCCGCTGCGAAAGCGGAAGGCGCCGTGAACAGCGTCGGCATGCCCGATGACTGGGCAAACTGGAAAGGCACCTGGGACGACCTGGCCAAGCTCTACGGCTTGAAGCACATGGACACCGACATGAGCTCGGCCCAGGAAATCGCCAAGTTCGCCGCCGAGAAAGACAACGCCAGCGCCGACATCGGCGACGTCGGCGCGGCCTTCGGCCCAATCGCGGTCAAGCAGGGCGTGGTGCAACCCTACAAGCCAAGCACCTGGGACCAAGTGCCTGCCTGGGCCAAGGATAAGGACGGTAACTGGGCGCTGGCCTACACCGGCACCATCGCGTTCATCGTCAACAAGAAGCTGCTGCACGGCTCCGAAGTACCGACCAAATGGGCTGACCTGAAAACCGGCAAGTACAAAGTCTCCATTGGTGACGTGAGCACCGCGGCCCAGGCCGCCAACGGCGTGCTGGCAGCCGCCCTGGCCAACGGCGGCGACGAGAAGAACCTGCAACCGGCCCTGTTGATGTTCGCCGAAATTGCCAAGCAAGGGCGCATCTCCATGGCCAACCCGACCATCGCCACGATGGAAAAAGGTGAAGTCGAAGTCGGCGTGGTCTGGGATTTCAACGGCCTGAGCTACAAGGCCAAGATGGCCAACCCGGATGATTACGTCGTGCTGATTCCGTCCGACGGCTCGGTGATCTCCGGCTATACCACCATCATCAACAAATACGCCAAGCACCCGAACGCCGCCAAGCTGGCCCGTGAGTACATCTTCAGCGACGCCGGCCAGATCAACCTGGCCAAGGGCAACGCCCGGCCGATCCGCGCCGAGCACCTGACACTGCCGGAAGAGGTCAAGGCCAAGCTGCTGCCAAACGAGCAGTACAAAGGCGTGACCCCGATCAAAGATGCGGATGCGTGGGAGAAGACTTCCAAGGCACTGCCACAGAAATGGCAGGAAGAAGTGATCATCAATATGCAGTGAGGCGGTAGTTAGCCCGTTCGGATATCCGATGCAAATCCCTTGTGGGAGCGGGCTTGCTCGCGAATGCTGACTGACATTCAACATTGATGTTGGCTGACAGACCGCATTCGCGAGCAAGCCCGCTCCCACACGGGACCTTCGTTGATTCGAGTTTTCTGGTATCTGCCCCGGAGTCCCGGTCCCTATGAAGCACAACGTCATCCTGGTGGTGCTCGACGGCCTCAACTACGAAGTCGCCCGGCATGCCATGGGACATTTGCAGGCCTATGTTGGCGCAGGACGCGCAGCCCTCTACACACTGGAATGTGAACTGCCGGCCCTGTCCCGTCCGCTCTATGAATGCATCCTCACCGGCGTCGTGCCCATCGACAGCGGGATCGTGCACAACAATGTCACGCGCCTGTCGAACCAACGCAGTATTTTCCACTACGCCACCCAGGCCGGCTTAAGCACCGCCGCCGCTGCGTATCATTGGGTCAGCGAGCTCTACAACGTGTCACCGTTCATCGCCGGCCGGGACCGTCATACCGACAACCCCGACCTGCCCATCCAGCACGGGCATTTCTACTG is a window from the Pseudomonas brassicacearum genome containing:
- a CDS encoding ABC transporter substrate-binding protein, producing the protein MKQLFLASLLGSTIAMCTAAMAADTDLKTLEAAAKAEGAVNSVGMPDDWANWKGTWDDLAKLYGLKHMDTDMSSAQEIAKFAAEKDNASADIGDVGAAFGPIAVKQGVVQPYKPSTWDQVPAWAKDKDGNWALAYTGTIAFIVNKKLLHGSEVPTKWADLKTGKYKVSIGDVSTAAQAANGVLAAALANGGDEKNLQPALLMFAEIAKQGRISMANPTIATMEKGEVEVGVVWDFNGLSYKAKMANPDDYVVLIPSDGSVISGYTTIINKYAKHPNAAKLAREYIFSDAGQINLAKGNARPIRAEHLTLPEEVKAKLLPNEQYKGVTPIKDADAWEKTSKALPQKWQEEVIINMQ
- a CDS encoding RluA family pseudouridine synthase yields the protein MPLSNIRIIHQDAAVLVVDKPTLLLSVPGRADDNKDCLITRLQENGYPEARIVHRLDWETSGIILLARDPDTHRELSRQFHDRETEKAYTALCWGQPALDSGSIDLPLRYDPPTKPRHVVDHEHGKHALTFWRVLERCGDWCRVELTPITGRSHQLRVHMLSIGHPLLGDGLYAHPQALAAWPRLCLHASMLSFTHPQSGERLRFECPAPF
- the minE gene encoding cell division topological specificity factor MinE — encoded protein: MNLFDFFRANKKPSTASVAKERLQIIVAHERGQRSTPDYLPALQKELVEVIRKYVNIGSDDVHVALESQGSCSILELNITLPDR
- a CDS encoding UTRA domain-containing protein; its protein translation is MRIETTKAVTTIGQVLQEQLDHGLLAPGSKLPAERKLSELFGTTRITVREALLQLEAQGQIYREERRGWFVSPPRLAYNLMQRSHFHAMVAAQGRVPSTQVISARLQPASAAVCAWLQLPALSSVIQICRARRIDERLVLYVEHYLNPQYFPDILEFDLNQSMTELYARHYDLHYGRVKFEIVPTSLQPEAAAALKVSVGSPGLRIARVNYDQHQRLIDCDLEFWRHDAIHVGVDVPEQPPAP
- a CDS encoding M18 family aminopeptidase, with the protein product MRAELNQGLIDFLKASPTPFHATASLAQRLEAAGYQRLDERETWTTEANGRYYVTRNDSSIIAFKLGRNAPLHDGIRLVGAHTDSPCLRVKPQPELQRHGFWQLGVEVYGGALLAPWFDRDLSLAGRVTFRRDGKVESQLIDFKAPIATIPNLAIHLNREANQGWAINPQNELPPILAQFAGDERVDFRAVLTDQLAREHGLNADVVLDYELSFYDTQSAAIIGLHGDFIAGARLDNLLSCYAGLQALLNADTEETCVLVCNDHEEVGSCSACGADGPMLEQTLRRLLPEGEEFVRTIQKSLLVSADNAHGVHPNYADKHDANHGPKLNAGPVIKVNSNQRYATNSETAGFFRHLCMAEEVPVQSFVVRSDMGCGSTIGPITASQLGVRTVDIGLPTFAMHSIRELCGSHDLAHLVKVLSAFYACRELP
- the minD gene encoding septum site-determining protein MinD encodes the protein MAKILVVTSGKGGVGKTTTSAAIGTGLALRGHKTVIVDFDVGLRNLDLIMGCERRVVYDFVNVVNGEANLQQALIKDKRLENLYVLAASQTRDKDALTQEGVEKVLMQLKEDFEFVVCDSPAGIEKGAHLAMYFADEAIVVTNPEVSSVRDSDRMLGLLASKSRRAEQGEEPIKEHLLLTRYNPQRVSDGEMLGVEDVKEILAVTLLGVIPESQAVLKASNSGVPVILDDQSDAGQAYSDAVDRLLGKTVEHRFLDVTKKGFFERLFGGR